The nucleotide sequence GCTCAGGTTCGAAAGGCCCATCGTGATGTGGGGCGGCGGGTCGGACATCAGCCTGATCTGGTCCATCGCCGCCAGGATATTGCCCGGCTGCTCCTGCGCCCCCGGCACGTTGACGGGCAGAATGATCGGGTCGATGAAGATCCGGTCCGGCGTCAGGCCGGCTTCCATGCACTTCGTCAGGATTTCGGCGGCGATCTCCACCCGGCGGTCCACGTTCTGCGGGACGCCTCCGGCATCCATCGTCAAGGCGATGAGGCTTCCGCCGGCTTCCTGGGCCATCGCGACGTACTTGGCCAGCACCTCGGGGTCGCTCTTCTTCGAGAGCGGCGAGGAATTGAGGAGCACGCCGCGCGCCGTGTCGCAGACCGACAGGCCCGCGCGGATGACGGCCGGCTTCTGGCTGTCGAGGCACAGAGGCGTCGCGACCGCCTTCTGGGCGATCTCGACGAGCCACCGGATCGTCCCTTCCTGGTCGGCCGCGGCCGTGCCGACGTTGATGTCCAGGTACGCCGCGCCCGCTTCCGTCTGGCGGCGCGCCAGGTCGGCGATCGGGGCCGGATCCTTTGCCGCAATCGCCTCCTTCACGTCCGTGAACATTCCGTTGATGCGTTCACCGATTGCGATCATTTTGACCTCCTGTATTCGTCATTCGGGTTTCGTCATTCGTCATTACGACGAGCGCTCGCCTTCGGCTCGCGGCTAAACGTGAAAGCGCGGCGGCTACGCGCCGGCGCCCCACACGCTGTCAATGTAGGCCTTGACGGTGGCCACGGCCTTGGGGTGCCTCATCCGCACGATGTCCACTCCGGACTGGAGGAGGGCGACGGCGGTGACGGCTTCCCAGAGGGGGCCTCGCCGGCGCGCGTCGCCCCACTCGGGGGCGTCGTCCGTTGAAACGCGGGCCTCCTTGGCGCGCCAGGATTCGTATCCGACGTCGCAGATGACGGGCATGGCCATCAGTTTGTCGCCCGCCAGCGCCGCCAGACGCTCCCGTTCCTGGATCGAATACGCGTACTCCATCCCGTAGCCGAGGCTCCCCGTCGTCTGGAACATCACGAGGCGCGCGAGCGGGAAACCCATGTCGGACACGAGGATGTTGACCTGCTTGGCGATGTTGATGTCGAGCGGGGCCTGGGCGATGAGCAGGTGGCCGTCCGCCAGGGCCACCGCCGTCAGGTTCTTGTAATTGTCCTGCGCGACCGTGCCGAGGAGGGCTTTCTCGCCCTTGGCGGCCTCGGACACCTTGGGCATGACGGCGTTGTCCTTTTCGTCGTACCCGCATCCCCACAGAATCAGC is from Planctomycetota bacterium and encodes:
- a CDS encoding dihydropteroate synthase, with amino-acid sequence MIAIGERINGMFTDVKEAIAAKDPAPIADLARRQTEAGAAYLDINVGTAAADQEGTIRWLVEIAQKAVATPLCLDSQKPAVIRAGLSVCDTARGVLLNSSPLSKKSDPEVLAKYVAMAQEAGGSLIALTMDAGGVPQNVDRRVEIAAEILTKCMEAGLTPDRIFIDPIILPVNVPGAQEQPGNILAAMDQIRLMSDPPPHITMGLSNLSQGTTERSLINRVFLAMALTHGCDSAIVDVLDDKLVDVVATAEMLMNKQIYSDSFLRAHRSIAGGQR
- a CDS encoding acetyl-CoA decarbonylase/synthase complex subunit delta; this translates as AAPAEWPPALAEAYAGVLADPAAWARKAVEEWGADLVCVKFDGIHPDKGDRDAAHAVGVTKKVLAAVGVPLILWGCGYDEKDNAVMPKVSEAAKGEKALLGTVAQDNYKNLTAVALADGHLLIAQAPLDINIAKQVNILVSDMGFPLARLVMFQTTGSLGYGMEYAYSIQERERLAALAGDKLMAMPVICDVGYESWRAKEARVSTDDAPEWGDARRRGPLWEAVTAVALLQSGVDIVRMRHPKAVATVKAYIDSVWGAGA